TCTCAAATAGGAAAAGCCTCATGTTGGATTTTATTGCCagtgctgttttgttttttgctttaattttttttttttttactctgttcaAGTTTGTACTTAAGGGTTAATAAAATCTTACAGACATTTCACTATCCatggtgtctgtgtctgagtcatCTTTATCCATACAGTGTTAACTAACACGCACAGGTATATGTCATATTATTTTCTTCGTTAGAAGCATGATGGTTTGCTTTGTGGGGAAAACAAATGGTACACGCCTATCTGgcatacactaccgttcaaaagttcagtttcactttcatttttacagttacttttttgcaattcaagtcgcagacatcttttaaatagcttgaactggaataatggaaagtactgaacagccacaggtgaaaaaatgtttgtttacccataaaatgggttaaactggaCGGAAGAgcgaaatctaaccaagcttttccacccatttattacatagaaatacgtgttttagtcaatttgtctacagacatttctttggtttatcagggaatgcatggaactattggaaagctcagtgtctgccctttccaatgataggtgtatgacatttgttgagttgccacctcgtccacaaattcaagtcaaagtagctgcatgattttctagccatcagaatgaacctacttatgaatgcatgCGTGCTATACATCATTGGACAgagtagattctcctctttcaaatgatatgtatatgatccggcattgtatggagcgacaggagcagacatcaacttttgcatgcatgtcaTGGGGCTCATATAGCTcattgggcaattctggacctcatctcatcccgggaatgaatttgtagaaccgcaactggctattattgaTGTCAAAGGTGTCATTTGATTACACCTGACTAGACAATactaaaggtacactttgattagtcgaaagttagtgatacattttgtgtCTGTTTTATGCATCGtatatccattcaacagttactttttccaatatcaaattgcttatttgttgcatgcattaatttcagggaacaataactctatacactgatgtTATACCTGAACTGAAATTAAAAAGGAACAAgctaaactgtcagaaagaagtattgtgggaggaaagtgtggtgaccccaaacctttgaccggtagtgtatgaCAAAATAATGTATGTGGGCATGTCGTGTCAGGTTTGTAGTTCAAGGGTTGTTGATCCAATTCCCAGCAGCGCCAGGTGGAAGTGACtaaccaggggtggatttctcgaaaacaaagttgcttactacattacattagggtgaccagatttgggtttgtaaaaaggaggacactttttttttggggggggggggtgtcatcggtgtatctgtgtatctacaggtatgaaagtatgggtaatgaggtatgatagtaggcctataaagtatcaacgcatccaaaatggtaatttgtttaaaagcaCTCGAACCTTTtgacatgcacattcatttgtctaccataaatgacaattaaaatctcttcagttacgcctctaggcctatcacataatttgtgtgatcatatgatgcagagtgtgcctttgttacaatcctagatagtaggactaacacctatattggagtagcttcacagcataacaatgcagctcaatctcataggcctattctaatttctgcattagggttttaaaaatagattcaccatcatgtaggcccatctcagccattccccacaaagatgaacagcattaggctatataacattggaaactaaatataaaaaacacaacatttgtggttttcaactgaattgataatgaagttctattaggctacattttaggcttaatatgtttataagacacctcacaatttacccctccactgtcatccattaggcctatttagctaggctatttgtagtggcatggtgctcagagattagcaatgggcactgcagccattaagagaggaactggagttttacctaccattaataagctaacccatacagcgttatcaataactgcaaaggcaatagacagaagaagaagctgatgaagaagaagcttaatttcttaactcaagaatgagtccttctagctccgagaaattgcttttgcaaataacttggaaatgtcagatcattaaatcatttttaggctaagtcttgtgacaaggtgtaacaaaacttgtacctccctaaatgatggatttggtggtgttactaggcttactcctgtgttagattaccttcataatcatacctggcttcacacgcgggatttttttttcaactccaccgcgaacgtgcatttgcgtttctatcggcattgcagtccgtagaaccggcggacagatgcgctttcgcttgtaaacatggggcgcactggttagtcccctaggctacttctttcagacacacggtgcgaagtggctagatttgatgagaagggcgtgactaatttgtgaacggcagagagaaacctggagtggagtaaaatggaacggagtgaaaattacagtgcagatgaattaggtctatatttcaggcagtccaacaaaatcccggacatttctgaaattccccccggacatttttttaggtctcaaaagtaggacctGTCCGGGCAAAACCGGACGTCTGGACaccctactttgttgttttcagtgcattttcccattggcaactactgaagttgctaacaggctaacaacttctcttttgagaaattcaccccagtgctctcccccacccgcTGTGACTGGAGTACTacccaaacatcttctattaAAGTAATTAAGATACTTCAAGtccgtgcatttcctggatccatgtgatgtcaggtgaacgcccctttaggagagaCCCTTGGAGACTtaaggttgagaatgaatggagttcccttatggcactgtagatggcggtagcgcacatctcatgcaaacttgagcacactcctttgcattgggtgtgCAGAGTTTGGGTTAGCTTACTCTAAtacagggttgtcaaactcattttggtcagcTCAATACGAACAAATACAAATATAATCATATTTATTATATGAATAAGAAGTATTCACGAATAAttatacgaataagaagtattaacatttgatctATATATATGAGGagtatatatgagctttatcaaatgcctgccACAGTAccaattcaccatttataatagaagtgtgatgtgcactctACTACAGAACagtataaaagagagagagagaggaccattaggttattgtcatgcaggtctcgattttgcccccagTGGCTGatttgcgcatttcggttatttctttgaaaaagcaaaaaaaaaaaaaaaaaatgtttttctccatttttacacccgggccggatggaaccctctggcgggccggatgcggcccgcgggccgtatgtttgacacccctgctctaatacAAGATGTTTTTCTATACGCTGAGCATGGTATACTATCCCATGGCACTGATACCTTTGGCTTGCCAGTTGGGTTGGGTAAGGCATAAAttcaattccgttgtgtgcaatGTCCCATGATATGCAGTGCCAGTGATGCAATAGCAATGAGACTTTTCAAGTGGGGCTTTCCTCTTTTTAAAGTGTGAAACGAATCATTTATTATTCCCAGCCAGGCAGCAGCACAGATAATATTGTGGATATCAGAATATGAGACACGATACTTACAAATATTAAAAGGAATGATTGGCGTCAGTAAATATGGAGATTGTTCAACGATGCATTGTccatcagtctttctctctccattctggaACCACGGTCACATCAGACAGTCTGAGAGTTAGTTACAGgctcagtcgtgtgtgtgtgtgtgtgtgcgtgcgtgcgtgcgtgagtgcgtgcgtgcgtgcgtgcgtgtgtgtgtgtgtgtgtgtgtgtgtgtgtgtgtgtgtgtgtgtgtgtgtgtgtgtgtgtgtgtgtgtgtgtgtgtgtcagagacagacaTCCAGAGAGAAAAGATTTCGCAGACAGGGAATAGTGTGACGTGCCAGATGTGAAGACGCTCCAGTGACTCTCCCAGGGAGtgagttccaatatgcgaccttgcgtcctccactggtgcttgtgacctcgtaccaggaagtaacacGTCctgatcactgacaacagcattatatttcaatatctcgcaaaagctccattgtaaagtcattttctcattttcaaactgaatggggaatgaagaatagtcccccaaataattgttttggctagtctgacagggggaaacttaattgttttctccacagaggcggggcatcagcaaaacgtgaggccacaagcccaagtggaggttgcatattggaatgcacatccTGACTGCAATtactagtcctttcccgtgacgcaccagattgtgaagtgcaggagtgcGGAGGGTAGCTCTCTTTTCTGGAAAAGATTCCGCATTTGCCACATGCTTGCCCCAGCCAATTCATGTAGGTATGTACTACATATGTAGCCTAGCtcaagggcgccggaacgagttttaaagtggtggtgcattttttttcccgttcattctttatttcttaacaatgttactgctgctgcactccacacaTTTGTCtacagttaaaggtacactgtgtgagatttgtagttatttatttccagaattcatgctgttcattcactaatgttaccttttccatgaatactgaccaccaccatcaaatgctaagtattcattatgactggaaaaattgcagccaccttgaatttccaaaattgccatttttagctgcaaaaatgactgtacttgctagaaaatatatgtttattacatagtaaactttcatgtaaatatcacatttggcaataggcagcccagtttcaatgagcagcatagttgcagtaccttttttgaccatttcctgcacagtgtccctttaaagatgagAAAgcttcatttagggagcccaaaagtggggatgcaaatgcaccactggatccccctttccggcacctatggccTAGCCGTGGAAGTTGAGCTAATTGGTGAATTCATGTGAAGAAGAATGGAACACACGGAAAGGATTTCTCAACCCAGTttgtctgccgtgtgtgtgtgtgtgtgtgtgtgtgtgtgtgtgtgtgtgtgtgtgtgtgtgtgtgtgtgtgtgtgtgtgtgtgtgtgtgtgtgtgtgtgtgtgtgtgtgtgtgtgtgctgtctgtgtgtgtgtatgcgtatataGGCTACACCCAATGTCCTCTCCACTCTATGTAGCCTTAGTgttgtccttctctcctcctcctcctcctccactactcttCATCACCACCTGACCACCGcccgacgatgacgatgacgatgacgatgacgacgagCCCGTGGTTGCCACGCCAACGCTCCTGTTCCCCATGCCTGTCCCTCGTCCTCGTCCCCTTGCTGCTCTGCGGGTCGCCCCCAGAGAGCTAGCCGCCGCTCCTTGcagttcctcttcctcttcttcctcatcctcatcttcatcctcatcatcctcatcgtccTCCACCACGTCGTCGTCCTCGTCGTTGTCCTGGCTGGCGGAGTCGgtgcaggtggaggagagggaggacagcTTGTGGCGTAGCTCCGCCTGCGTCGGCACCTGCAGCGTGATCTCCGTGGTGAAGGAGGAGTCCGTGTCCGGGTCTGAGGACgggaaaacattttttaaaatagaGTTAAAGATGAACACTCACCgaccacttaaaaaaaaatgaaggtaACCACAATACCATGGTCTGAGTCTGAGGACAGATGCAGAAGAGGTTGACAAGAGGTTTAAGttatgtttgtgattgtgtgtcgtCAAAGTGAAGTCCCCTGTCTACGGGCCGTGGCCCGACTATGGCCCGGGTCTCAACGCATATTGGGCCCTTCTCAAagcctaggacagtgcacttccaagtgtatcagcctaattagtcacacccagtgattggatactctttggtgaactctacagaatatccaatcactgggtgtgactaataaagagtatccaatcacaggttgtgactaattaggctgatacacttggaagtgtactgtcctaggttttgagaagggtccattatgtttcagtgcgtagccAGTGCACCATACAGTACGCActgaaacagtgcccgaagtgtacGAGAGCTCCATTTGAGACAATTGAGAAATTTTCCAAAATCGTATGTAGAGTTTGcccatcatcgactttcaaatctcgtactgaaatattggtctgaccaagaagataacgcataacccaaacggcctggttaaccctcCTCACTCGGTTTTCTACTGGTTGAGGCCAAAAAAGGCTGTGCCGCAGTTTAAACcacacattttcttagtcccaatagaacgtctctgcttataccacggcagtctggaatctcccattgtgacgcgctaaattgggtattgattaactgtctatatcactgacttgtatagtataaaATTAaagttataatagaagtctgtggtctatatatgcacacctgaagtagtcccactattaggtcacttttctgaccgcataactccagtgtatcaatgcaccaaggcacgcacgttcataaattacacacaaaaaagttgcaagcattacgcgctgaattgacacatgtcacATTGCGCGTCTGGAAACACGAGCAATGTATACTGAATCtggaaacatgtttatttctcccaactgaccatcactctgtcaactttgtgagagagagagagagagagagagagagagagagagagagagagacaggagagagagagagagagagagagattccctgcgcaaagggacgcccgtttcacatgggcgtttcttccccacgagagatGTTTCCTGCGGTTGTAGTGTTTtgcacatagaggtagaaaataacactagaggggacctcgcccccctttttacgtcaatctgtagcggccattaggcctatctgtaggtagatcagagaaatggaaattaacggagaacgaggctcacctctgtcaaaaatggcttaatcatgtgaaaatgtccatcaacacactatacaaggataatagttgaagtgtgttgctaactatgttcataaaatatattatttgatttttaaatgtattttatcgactcatattatttaagtagatatttagcctgacatttcaaatctggtctttgattaaagtgttacttcatatttacacagttttagttaatttcttgacaggggcgggcgtgttctccattgacttgcattgcctgaaagtacctacactacctacggaagttgggaagctccagctgccatttcccagtgctgtcgcaaattgctgtgtcctctctagtgttattttctacctctatggtttatcagttgagagagtagcgtaacttgtgaaaactgtgggatattttcggatcaataggcttaactatgggaacgcagtggaaaataaatcaaggggagtttcctatgggaggagagcacattgacgaggtgcctgttttgatgaagttaatggcgaggtgaggcagttagaatgtcgccaagatgcgcggggtattttttttaatctattgagatctgtacatgtgtaggaatcatgccaactgtagcatggtctagtgggcaagtcagacgcgcccatatatcgaatgggtagaacattgaggcgaccgacttgacaaccaaatgcgatagaattaacgactggctcttgacttgacaaccgaatgcgatagaactatcaacggtgtcttggccgtagcaaccttcaatttagaattagcaacggcagttcgccagaaagttatgaaaagaagcttcttgtggcggaaggaattagttctacagaaaacctttgttttagccattatagcatcgaaataatgcctcaaataaatttcagacagtgtggcaaccgtggtataagcgggataattgacttcacggtgtgcgtataacaggaaaaataatgcacaccaagGTGTAActgccactccgcttcgcgtcgtgaccgcattatttttcctgttatagcctacgcacaccgtgtcgtcaattatcccttacttattatatggttgtgacgtcatctgtcgaatgctccattcatttcaacggggctccccaacgttcggacgtctgttatttttcgataacggacgggttggtctataacagaccgctgtcaatggcaacaagacttttcactgctaaagcgacttttcaacaagactctaatcagctgctgtgatagacagcacccgttgtcctggctaccgctgtcaatggcaacaagacgttcactgctaaagccactggcttgtacacaagtcagtggctaaagcgaatgtttcatatcactccgcagggggtccggtcttttgtcactctaatcagctgctgtgatagacaacacctgttgtcctggctagcctacctagctgttgcctagcggtgttccacaacggtactgttttgttttgcgcagcaacaatcttaacattaaataggtctaaagaaatgtccccgcatgtgtgaatcatttaagtatatccatataataagcgggttaactttcggcgagtcggtcgctttgtggaatagcagcacttcagagagaacaagacccctccgctccgcgtcggggtctaaagattctctctgtcgtgctgctattccacggtagcgaccttctcgccgaacgttaacccttacttaaaacaAGTCACTGCCTTGAATACTCCTCTACCTagggctgttggagctgctcaaagttgattgcttcccgacaaaatgggaggagttcccaatttctccggagctcagaaacgatatttgtgttgctcctggcctgagcgaaggtgttgcgtcactaggagggcatagcctggctaaTGTAGAGTAGGCTCCACTGTACCTAGCATGGGGGAGGCGACGCTGTTGTCCTCTCCGCCGGAGTTGAGGAAGACGTCGAGCGGCTCGTGATCCGACACGTCGATCAGCTCCATCTGCTCCAGCATGTCCACGTTCACCTCCATGGACGACATGCTTCCTATTGGCTCTGAAATGATACCACAGGACAAACACACCTTAGAGGACACTCGCGGCACTCATCCTCCTAGTTAAAAAGCTTTTTTAGTTCCTTTTAGAACACATTAAAATTCTGTGCCTGGATGGCCTTCGTCAGTGCTTTAAAAAGGTGATAAAGGCCATTACAGGTGAAACATGTTGACAATTTTTAATGTGTTCTAAAATGAAATAACTTGATTTGATTAAAGCTTTTTGATAAGAGGCCGAGTGCCTTGGATGTCTTTAAAAACTTGTTTCAAGCGGCGTTAACCAAAAAGCACCTTTGCACCACTTACAGTAAAAGAACGCTAAAGCCCTCTCACCTACATCTTTTTGTTCTGTTCACATTATGCTCCTGTACTTCACTAGGGGAGAGCGGGGAACAAAGTAACAGTTTTTGCTTTTGGGCTGATATCTTAACATATAATGCAGTTACATTATTTAGCCATGGTTGTTGTCAACCTAACACTGGCTACGAAGTAGCAACAAACTTCAGCATGGTATCATTTTGTAGCTGAGAAAACACAATATCCAGCAATATCGGAATAGTTTTGGTAGCTTGCACCCATGCTTCagtaaacaaaaaacaagcgacgtggaaaaaaacattttcaggGTGTTAAAACACACTTTGTGGAATAACTCCATGAAATCTCAACGAAAACGTTTGAAACTTTTCCGAAGGCTTCTGTTGACTGAAACAATCGTGTTTTCAGAAGTAGGCAGAAAATGATTGGTCCGCCTTGATAAAAAGTATGTGTTACATCTTTCCCCCCGTTACTTTGTGCCCCTTGCTCCCCTGTCTGGTGCACCACAGGAAAGGACTGAGTTCAAATTAGGAAAGGGAGTCGTTGGCACATCTCGGATGTGGAAGATCATTTTATGTTTTCTATTTACAGCAGTGCCACTCTAACATCAACAGGTGATGTCGAAACATTCATTTGACACAGCTCTAAATAAAAGCACACAATAATCTTACACATCTGAGATTCTCCGGTGACTCTTCTTCCTAcatctgcacacagacacatcagtTTCCCCGTAGACAAACAGTATGTTACTTACTGTAGCCTGCATATTTACatgcaggactctaaattaacaccagccaaccagccaaatgctggtgaaatttcagtttggctggtagaaaagaccaacgtaCTAGCCATGTTGACCTATTAAAGACTGTGTATTTATTTGGTTAGTAAGATTAGGATTTACTAatcatattggctggtgatgaaaaaaagtgaaCATGGGCCACAGAAGCCTTGGCCTACAATGAGCGAAAAATTGGTTAAGACAAGATCTTGgcaaaaaaggcacagacacttcAAACAGTACAAGCGTAGAAGCGAACAGTCACATTATTAGACACATCATCAGACatagcacatacagacatacgaGTACAGACGCAAGAGACAGAGACTACAGTGCATACCGTAGGTACATCAGTCAATCACCCTGTCCTAATGCAAAGCAATtacccacaatgcaacacaaAGCCAGCGGAGTcctgacatacagtaggcctatataaaatctAGGTCACTATGCTATATTCCTATAGCCAgtccatgccctcctagtgacgcaacaccttcagtgttgcttctagtcaggccaagagcaatataatataatttctgagctcccgaaaaaccgGGAACCCCTGCCActtttgtcgggaagcatacaaccattagaaaaccgagggaggcgggtcaaccatgtcgtttgggaaatgttaattgttatgctcttggtcagaccgagtctcgaggagatttgaaagtcgatggtaatcaggggtccgtttctcgattcttgacgttgctaaccgtcttaagaccgtcttaagaccgtcttaccattcccttggatttagtgatgagcgtcgctgtcgagagagagttgagtcgctcttacgaaggacgttgctaccgtcgttagcaaagacgctttcgagatacggaccgcAGGCTAGTACTCCTATGGACAAGACCTTGGCCCAAAAAGGAAGTCCATGTTAAGAACTATTCAGCCCTTGTGCTTGCTGACAGTCAAAAGCTTGCAGCCATGTTGGTTAAGCCGTGCATAGGCGTAGCTGCATGCATGCATCAccatcactcacacgcacgcacgaacacacacacacacgtaagtacggacaggtaagcacgcacacactcacacacacgcacgcgtaagcacacacgtacacatgtaagcacgcacatgcacgcacgtacacacaaacacactcacacacgcacacataagcacgcacgcacgcacgcacgcacacaagcgcccTCAGAAGTGAGGGGATGTTGGGGACGGGGAaggggtctgggtgtgtgtgtgtgggggggggtgtcgtaCCTCAAGGTGATGGAACAGCAGGAGacgcaggaaggagagagaggggagtagttagtgcccttcctttcttccttctctctctctctctctctctctctctctctctctctctctctctctctctctctctctctctctcacgcacgtgcacacacgcacgcacgcacgcacgcacacacacacagacacacacacagacacacacacacacacaaacacacaaacacacatgaacacatactatTTCACTCATGTGTGGAGACAAACATGTGAGTAACATGCTACAGGGTAAGTGAGGGGAAAATAGAACACAGATTGACTCTGGacactcattcactctcactTGTTACATCAAAGTGGAGTCATCCCCTGCTGAACATAAATATATACAGAGATTACAgaactggggtccgtttctcgattattgtcgttacTAACCGTCTttagaccgtcttaagaccatcttaagacttaacaccattcccttggatttagtggtgagcgtcgctgtcaagatgcagttgagtcgctcgtacgaaggactttgctaacgacgatagcaaagacgctttcgagaaacggacccctggtcctaCACTCCAAAAAAACAATGTAAATAATGAGGCCCCAGAACTTCACTCAGAGGGcgtttctcaatgtgaagtgttctaGTCTTGGTAGTGCAGGgttgatagtattcaggctccatgcctgatttcaggcttgacagagtttgcaaaaataaaaacattgatagtaattagccattaggttattcttatctcagaaagtgttatagGTTCAGGGCTTTCTTCTacgatcaggcttgaataatggtcatacacaggctattaaatgtttgaataatgtgtcaaaataggcctatgttacatcactatgcagtatcttgtcgtcgtcgttagagcaggggaaaaagttcaggctcaggattttttttcactatcacccctggaagtgtgagtaacacccatttttcgtgggagtatccaattattaatttcACTTGGAGCTtgttattggatactctttggtgataTTCGCAaagaaggccctgccgtggccatccggtagggcactcggctgccatgcggctgacacgggttcgattcccggccctgccgggtcctttgccgacccctccccgtctctctcccactcattttctgtcctgctcttcactatcctgtcctaataaagttgacccccctgccccccccccccaagtctccgtttatctctgtttatatacaaacgctaaccgaggattttaaaaaaaatctccacttttgccggagtttttttggagcttcgtttatagaggaaaaaccttcgtttgttaggggaatacccgggtatgtatgaacaccgccctaggcagacctaaggactgttctattcatgctaggagcattatgacacacccctttaggcagaccggaacctggtcatgttaggtgcccatagaatccTATTATgttagtctctcggcccaacggcacgagactgtatgaggctatcggagggaggtttaccaacgttccacgccaactctgtgttagtgctgctgctggtgtctcacctctcctctctgtgatCTGCTGG
The Engraulis encrasicolus isolate BLACKSEA-1 chromosome 20, IST_EnEncr_1.0, whole genome shotgun sequence genome window above contains:
- the dtnbp1b gene encoding dystrobrevin binding protein 1b, with amino-acid sequence MSAPGSKDGSKRNSTELDSEHAQRAVEAEHQHQHQHQQPVRMKDRQRFFEEAYQQDVEQYLSTGLLQITERREPIGSMSSMEVNVDMLEQMELIDVSDHEPLDVFLNSGGEDNSVASPMLDPDTDSSFTTEITLQVPTQAELRHKLSSLSSTCTDSASQDNDEDDDVVEDDEDDEDEDEDEEEEEEELQGAAASSLGATRRAARGRGRGTGMGNRSVGVATTGSSSSSSSSSSSGGGQVVMKSSGGGGGGEKDNTKAT